From Litorilinea aerophila, the proteins below share one genomic window:
- a CDS encoding carbohydrate ABC transporter permease codes for MTALLDRIPEGVFRVIAFVVIALLLGMILFPLYFMATTAFKVEREIYSELTWIPREPTLENFRAVIYSFRIPLYLRNTLIVALSTTAIVVVFSTLAAYAMTRLRFPGRGWLARGVLFVYLIPGSLMLIPMYLIIVNLRLKDTYLGLIIANMSFAVPFCTWLLMGYLRGISAEMEEAAMIDGCTRLGTLWHIVLPLSVPGLVTAAIFVFNGVWNEFIFALVLAQDESRRMISVGLSNFYRSDYYMVGPMMAGSLIAMAPVVILYILAQRYVVGGLAAGAVKG; via the coding sequence ATGACTGCGCTATTGGACCGCATTCCCGAAGGGGTGTTTCGAGTCATCGCCTTTGTGGTCATCGCCCTGCTGCTGGGGATGATCCTCTTTCCCCTCTACTTCATGGCCACCACCGCGTTCAAGGTGGAACGGGAGATCTACTCGGAGTTGACTTGGATTCCCCGGGAGCCCACCCTGGAAAATTTCCGGGCCGTCATCTACTCGTTTCGGATTCCCCTCTACCTGCGCAACACCCTGATTGTGGCCTTGAGTACCACGGCCATCGTGGTGGTCTTTTCCACCCTGGCGGCCTATGCCATGACCCGCCTGCGCTTCCCGGGGCGGGGTTGGCTGGCCCGGGGGGTGCTCTTCGTCTACCTGATCCCCGGCTCCCTCATGCTCATCCCCATGTACCTGATCATCGTCAACCTGCGGCTGAAGGATACCTACCTGGGCCTGATCATTGCCAACATGAGCTTTGCCGTGCCCTTCTGTACCTGGCTGTTGATGGGCTACCTGCGGGGAATCTCGGCGGAGATGGAAGAGGCGGCCATGATCGATGGCTGTACACGCCTGGGCACCCTCTGGCACATTGTGCTCCCGCTCTCGGTCCCCGGCCTGGTCACCGCCGCGATCTTCGTCTTCAACGGCGTCTGGAACGAGTTCATCTTCGCCCTGGTCCTGGCCCAGGATGAAAGCAGGCGGATGATCTCCGTGGGGCTGAGCAACTTTTACCGCTCGGACTACTACATGGTGGGGCCGATGATGGCGGGCTCCCTGATTGCCATGGCGCCGGTGGTCATTCTCTACATCCTGGCCCAGCGCTACGTGGTGGGCGGCCTGGCAGCGGGCGCAGTCAAGGGGTAA
- a CDS encoding ABC transporter substrate-binding protein — protein sequence MSQQIRRLSRRAFLQWTGAGTALALAACAPATVQSPGTGEQAPAQAKTLEFWMWNTFAPPADEIMEQKLREWAAANNVTIEISRDSDGNQQTKVMPALEAGTLPDALFVGSGPALLMMDAGGTRELTDLFAEIGEAHGGWLPKLTEYVTREGEVHFLPYSIDTPMVQYRQDIFEEAGIQVPEGQWTWQETRDLCLQAQQFTEEQGKKMVGWGFGVVKQQHDGWCHDLFRNMGADLWDETGQNIILAEQHMEEATKALNFAKEAWDMGLFPDDAASWDWSSNNKAYQEDQAILVINAASIYVWATQNKPELAEVTGLAPKPKDVRDTTNAGLRYTVVMTKDVRDEATTLDLIRALYDKEIYAPWLEAGFVANVLHEYDDLPMWTGKRAQFNLAAQLGVYGGYPAPYDNAAMADLLGPNDPIGTMTVRVLLDGWTPEEAILEADQFSKDVFRRYF from the coding sequence ATGTCACAGCAGATCCGCAGACTGTCCCGGCGTGCGTTTTTGCAGTGGACCGGCGCCGGCACCGCGCTGGCCCTGGCGGCCTGTGCGCCGGCCACGGTCCAGAGCCCGGGCACCGGCGAGCAGGCCCCGGCCCAGGCCAAAACCCTGGAGTTTTGGATGTGGAACACCTTTGCGCCCCCGGCGGATGAGATCATGGAACAGAAGCTGCGGGAGTGGGCGGCAGCCAACAACGTGACCATCGAAATTTCGCGCGATAGCGACGGCAACCAGCAGACCAAGGTGATGCCCGCGCTGGAGGCGGGCACCCTGCCCGATGCCCTGTTCGTGGGCTCGGGGCCGGCCCTCCTGATGATGGATGCCGGCGGCACCCGGGAACTGACCGACCTCTTTGCCGAGATTGGCGAGGCCCACGGGGGATGGCTGCCCAAGCTCACCGAATACGTCACCCGCGAGGGTGAGGTCCACTTCCTGCCCTACTCCATCGACACCCCCATGGTCCAGTACCGCCAGGACATCTTCGAAGAAGCGGGCATTCAGGTGCCTGAAGGCCAGTGGACCTGGCAAGAGACCCGGGATCTTTGCCTGCAGGCCCAGCAGTTCACCGAAGAGCAGGGCAAGAAGATGGTGGGCTGGGGCTTCGGCGTGGTCAAGCAACAGCACGATGGTTGGTGCCACGACCTCTTCCGCAACATGGGGGCAGATCTCTGGGACGAGACCGGCCAGAACATCATCCTGGCCGAGCAACACATGGAAGAGGCCACCAAAGCCCTCAACTTTGCCAAGGAAGCGTGGGACATGGGCCTCTTCCCGGATGACGCTGCCTCCTGGGACTGGTCCTCCAACAACAAGGCTTACCAGGAAGATCAGGCCATCCTGGTGATCAACGCCGCCTCCATCTACGTCTGGGCGACCCAGAACAAGCCGGAGCTGGCCGAGGTCACCGGCCTGGCGCCCAAGCCCAAGGATGTGCGGGACACCACCAACGCCGGGCTGCGCTACACGGTGGTGATGACCAAGGATGTCCGGGACGAGGCGACCACCCTCGATCTCATCCGCGCCCTCTACGACAAGGAGATCTATGCGCCCTGGCTGGAGGCCGGCTTCGTGGCCAATGTACTGCACGAGTACGACGACCTGCCCATGTGGACGGGCAAGCGGGCCCAGTTCAACCTGGCGGCCCAGTTGGGCGTCTACGGCGGCTACCCGGCCCCCTACGACAACGCGGCCATGGCCGACCTGCTGGGGCCCAACGACCCCATCGGCACCATGACGGTGCGGGTGCTGCTGGATGGGTGGACGCCGGAAGAGGCGATCCTGGAAGCGGACCAGTTCTCCAAAGACGTGTTCCGTCGGTACTTCTAA
- a CDS encoding nucleotidyltransferase family protein — MKQDPQAATLESTNMQEDVSDLQALRELVAPACKQFGVKELKLFGSHARGDSSVASDYDFVVTFDKAPTGTDRRSDRFFGLLFYLEEHLGRQVDLLEQEAIRNPYLLQAIERDKKLLYAA; from the coding sequence ATGAAGCAGGACCCTCAGGCTGCGACATTGGAGTCAACAAACATGCAGGAGGATGTATCTGATTTGCAGGCGCTCAGGGAGCTGGTTGCTCCAGCCTGCAAGCAGTTCGGCGTCAAGGAATTGAAGCTGTTTGGCTCTCACGCCCGGGGTGATTCCAGCGTGGCGAGCGATTATGACTTTGTCGTTACTTTTGACAAGGCACCAACAGGTACGGATAGACGCTCGGATCGTTTTTTCGGCCTGCTGTTTTATCTGGAAGAGCATTTGGGTCGGCAAGTCGACTTACTGGAGCAGGAGGCAATCCGAAACCCTTACCTCTTGCAGGCTATCGAGCGTGACAAAAAACTCCTCTATGCAGCTTGA
- a CDS encoding DUF5615 family PIN-like protein, with protein sequence MPKPRLHLDADAAIKALQQALLQRGHDVTRTPTPWMPLDASDEAQLLGATAQGRVIFTFNIRDYLELAQRYPYHRGIVLAAQSRWNLSQLIAALDRMLSETEADEWIGQVRWLGQWRVP encoded by the coding sequence ATGCCTAAACCACGTTTGCATCTAGACGCTGATGCCGCCATCAAGGCGTTGCAGCAGGCGCTGTTGCAGCGAGGACATGACGTCACCCGGACACCGACCCCATGGATGCCGTTAGATGCCAGTGACGAGGCCCAACTGCTCGGCGCCACCGCGCAGGGACGTGTGATTTTCACCTTCAATATTCGCGACTACCTGGAGCTGGCCCAGCGTTACCCATACCACCGGGGCATCGTGCTGGCGGCTCAGAGCCGGTGGAATCTTTCCCAATTGATCGCTGCCCTGGATCGAATGCTGTCGGAAACGGAGGCCGACGAGTGGATCGGACAGGTGCGCTGGCTCGGCCAGTGGCGGGTGCCATAG
- a CDS encoding carbohydrate ABC transporter permease produces the protein MAEQSLPRPLPSGATARKQTSVYTQEARLGWLLVAPALLVVIGMVGYPFVEAIRISFTDRMIGRGPGEWVGLANYRFILGWPEFGQMVARTVAFTIAAVFLKTVVGLILATALNQDFRGRNILRGVFMLPWILPTYIIVLVWRWIFDGQTGVLNQILTSWGLIESNIPFLARPWSAIALLIFVLVWKGYPFYALTFLAGMQTISAELYDAAKVDGAGRLGRFIHVTLPGLRQVMGVVILLSTIWTMNTLEIPLLFTGGGPSNATEVFPLLTYHLALVQFRLGEGAAVPILMLPVIAMLVLGVASYMDREATQQ, from the coding sequence ATGGCTGAACAATCTTTGCCAAGGCCGCTGCCATCGGGCGCTACGGCCCGGAAACAGACTTCCGTCTACACCCAGGAGGCACGCCTGGGTTGGCTGCTGGTTGCGCCGGCCCTGCTGGTGGTGATCGGCATGGTGGGCTATCCATTTGTCGAGGCCATCCGCATCAGCTTCACCGATCGCATGATTGGGCGGGGGCCGGGCGAATGGGTGGGGCTGGCCAACTATCGCTTCATCCTGGGCTGGCCGGAGTTTGGCCAGATGGTGGCGCGGACGGTCGCCTTCACCATTGCGGCCGTCTTTCTCAAGACCGTGGTGGGGCTGATCCTGGCCACGGCCCTCAACCAGGATTTCCGCGGCCGTAACATCCTGCGGGGCGTCTTCATGCTGCCCTGGATCCTGCCCACCTACATCATCGTCCTGGTCTGGCGCTGGATCTTCGACGGGCAGACCGGGGTGTTGAACCAGATCCTGACCAGTTGGGGGCTGATCGAATCCAACATCCCGTTCCTGGCCCGGCCCTGGTCGGCCATCGCCCTGCTGATCTTTGTGCTGGTCTGGAAGGGCTACCCCTTCTACGCGTTGACCTTTCTGGCCGGGATGCAGACCATCTCCGCCGAGCTCTACGACGCGGCCAAGGTGGATGGGGCCGGACGCCTGGGGCGTTTCATCCACGTTACCCTGCCGGGCCTGCGCCAGGTGATGGGCGTGGTCATCCTGCTCTCCACCATCTGGACCATGAACACCCTGGAGATCCCACTCCTCTTCACCGGAGGCGGACCCAGCAACGCCACCGAGGTCTTCCCACTGCTGACCTACCATCTGGCCCTGGTGCAGTTTCGGCTGGGTGAGGGTGCGGCCGTGCCCATCCTCATGTTACCCGTCATCGCCATGCTGGTCCTGGGCGTGGCCAGCTACATGGACCGGGAGGCGACGCAACAATGA
- the araD1 gene encoding AraD1 family protein, whose translation MRLVQFVDAQGGRRVARVGDDGRTLHPLREVAYLRDLALEAHRAGVRLATLVQARQEDAPEDYDRVIAEKRLLPPLDHPDPAHCILSGTGLDHLGSAQARDAMHAKLSGDQELTDSMKMFKLGLEGGKPGPGEIGVQPEWFYKGDGSWLVPPEQPLELPAFALDGGEEPELVGLYVIGDDGQVLRVGFALGNEFSDHVLEKQNYLYLAHSKLRNSSFGPEVLLGEPPADIQGTVRILREGQELWSAPFLTGEANMTHSIANIEHHHFKYRAFRRPGDVHCHYFGTATLSFAAGVQARPGDVFEIAAPDFGRPLRNPLAAAAEPDRLVEVHTL comes from the coding sequence ATGCGACTGGTTCAATTTGTGGATGCCCAGGGGGGGCGCCGGGTGGCCCGGGTGGGCGACGATGGCCGTACCCTACACCCGTTGCGAGAGGTAGCATACTTGCGGGACCTGGCCCTGGAGGCCCACCGGGCCGGCGTGCGCCTGGCCACCCTGGTTCAGGCGCGGCAGGAGGACGCCCCCGAAGACTACGATCGGGTCATCGCTGAGAAGCGCCTGCTGCCCCCCCTGGATCATCCCGACCCCGCCCACTGCATCCTGTCGGGTACGGGCCTGGATCATCTGGGCAGCGCCCAGGCCCGGGATGCCATGCACGCCAAATTGAGCGGCGATCAGGAGCTGACCGACTCCATGAAGATGTTCAAGCTGGGGTTGGAAGGGGGGAAGCCCGGCCCGGGCGAGATCGGCGTCCAGCCCGAGTGGTTCTACAAAGGGGACGGCAGCTGGCTGGTCCCGCCCGAACAGCCCCTGGAGCTGCCCGCCTTTGCCCTGGACGGCGGCGAGGAGCCCGAGCTGGTGGGCCTCTACGTCATCGGTGACGATGGACAGGTGTTGCGGGTGGGCTTTGCCCTGGGCAACGAGTTTTCTGACCATGTCCTGGAGAAGCAGAACTACCTCTACCTGGCCCACTCCAAGCTGCGCAACTCTTCCTTCGGGCCGGAGGTGTTGCTGGGCGAACCGCCCGCCGACATCCAGGGAACCGTCCGCATCCTGCGGGAGGGTCAGGAGCTTTGGTCTGCGCCCTTTTTAACCGGCGAGGCCAACATGACCCACTCCATCGCCAACATCGAACACCACCATTTCAAGTACCGGGCCTTCCGCCGTCCGGGCGATGTCCACTGCCACTACTTTGGCACCGCCACCCTGAGCTTTGCTGCTGGCGTCCAGGCCCGGCCGGGGGATGTGTTTGAGATCGCCGCGCCCGACTTCGGCCGGCCCCTGCGCAACCCCCTGGCCGCGGCAGCAGAGCCGGACCGCCTGGTGGAGGTCCATACCCTTTGA
- a CDS encoding RidA family protein gives MMRKPIFSEKGAKPKGPYTPAIVAQGPMVYVSAQGPFDPETGEIRARDFREQARQVFDNVTVLLEAAGTSWAHAVKVTVYLADFKDFAVMNEVYSQYVTEPYPARTTVHSKIGQSDIAVDCIALVPEE, from the coding sequence ATGATGCGAAAACCCATCTTCAGCGAAAAGGGCGCGAAGCCCAAAGGACCCTACACCCCGGCCATCGTGGCCCAGGGGCCCATGGTCTATGTCTCGGCCCAGGGCCCCTTCGACCCGGAGACAGGAGAGATCCGGGCCCGGGACTTCCGGGAGCAGGCCCGGCAGGTCTTCGACAACGTCACCGTCCTGCTGGAGGCAGCCGGCACCTCCTGGGCCCATGCCGTCAAGGTCACCGTCTACCTGGCCGATTTCAAGGACTTTGCCGTCATGAACGAGGTCTACAGCCAGTATGTGACGGAGCCGTACCCGGCCCGCACCACCGTCCATTCCAAGATCGGCCAGTCTGACATCGCGGTGGACTGCATCGCCCTGGTGCCGGAAGAATGA
- a CDS encoding M20 family metallopeptidase, with translation MIPAPALAAWLSRLVQIPSVTPVQAGPKALAHGPAGEARLAERLAEWFQQFGGQVTVEEVQPGRPSVYALWSGRTDRWAALDVHTDTVGVEQMDDDPFSGAIRDGRVWGRGAVDTKASLAIALALLEEMDRRGIQPEPNLLIGATVDEEFGATGAPAFAAWIQRQGLVIHQLMVAEPTGCVPVHGHKGVARFELTVHGEAAHTSQPERGKNAVVAAARIVLAYQAEHERLQTLPPTALGRANLTVAQIQGGTGINVVPDRCRLGVDRRVLDGESPSHLIDELYALAQSATPLPVEIQRLREMDAFLQPPDAPWIRQLAAWSGHQPAVAPYGTNAWAYKDLPGETVVMGPGSIDQAHAAQEWVAIDQLEKMAGIYARWWGLAEDGAAA, from the coding sequence ATGATCCCTGCCCCTGCCCTCGCGGCATGGCTCAGCCGCCTGGTCCAGATCCCCAGCGTCACGCCGGTGCAGGCCGGCCCCAAAGCCCTGGCCCACGGCCCCGCCGGCGAGGCCCGCCTGGCCGAACGTCTGGCCGAATGGTTCCAGCAGTTCGGCGGCCAGGTCACCGTGGAAGAGGTCCAGCCCGGCCGGCCCAGCGTCTACGCCCTCTGGAGCGGACGCACCGACCGCTGGGCTGCCCTGGATGTCCACACCGACACAGTCGGCGTGGAGCAGATGGACGACGACCCCTTCAGCGGCGCGATTCGGGACGGCCGGGTCTGGGGGCGGGGCGCCGTGGACACCAAGGCCTCCCTGGCCATTGCCCTGGCCCTGCTGGAGGAGATGGACCGGCGGGGCATACAGCCGGAGCCCAACCTCCTCATCGGCGCCACGGTGGATGAGGAGTTCGGCGCCACCGGCGCGCCCGCCTTTGCCGCCTGGATCCAGCGACAGGGCCTGGTGATCCACCAGCTCATGGTGGCCGAGCCCACCGGCTGCGTGCCGGTCCACGGCCACAAGGGCGTGGCCCGCTTCGAGCTCACCGTCCACGGCGAGGCTGCCCACACCTCCCAACCCGAGCGGGGCAAAAACGCCGTGGTCGCGGCTGCCCGCATCGTCCTGGCCTACCAGGCGGAGCACGAACGCCTGCAGACTTTGCCTCCCACGGCCCTGGGACGGGCCAACCTCACCGTGGCCCAGATCCAGGGCGGCACGGGCATCAACGTGGTACCCGATCGCTGTCGCCTGGGCGTGGATCGACGAGTCCTGGATGGAGAGTCCCCATCTCACCTCATAGACGAGCTCTACGCCCTGGCCCAGTCTGCCACTCCCCTGCCCGTGGAAATTCAGCGGCTGCGGGAGATGGACGCCTTCCTCCAGCCTCCCGATGCGCCCTGGATTCGGCAACTGGCCGCCTGGTCCGGCCACCAACCCGCGGTGGCGCCCTACGGTACCAACGCCTGGGCCTACAAGGATCTGCCCGGAGAAACGGTGGTTATGGGACCCGGCTCCATCGACCAGGCCCACGCTGCTCAGGAGTGGGTCGCCATCGACCAGCTGGAGAAGATGGCCGGGATCTATGCCCGCTGGTGGGGGCTGGCGGAGGACGGAGCCGCCGCCTGA
- a CDS encoding DUF433 domain-containing protein: protein MTIQGRRHWVARYPLNLPVQLKQEAEAWAARQGVSLNQFILWAVSEKIGALNQQLDDLRFPHITYRRGASGQPQPVLHGSGIRVQTIVIAAYHWGWTPEQIAAEYDLRVDLVQEALAFYTAHRQEIDLNIAAENALADQDA, encoded by the coding sequence ATGACGATACAGGGAAGGAGGCATTGGGTGGCTCGCTACCCTCTGAATTTGCCCGTACAGTTGAAACAAGAAGCTGAAGCCTGGGCCGCCCGCCAGGGAGTTTCTCTCAACCAATTTATCCTGTGGGCGGTTTCCGAAAAGATAGGGGCGCTCAACCAGCAGCTTGACGATCTGCGGTTTCCCCACATCACCTATCGACGCGGAGCCAGCGGCCAACCCCAGCCGGTCCTGCATGGCAGCGGCATTCGGGTGCAGACGATTGTCATTGCGGCGTATCATTGGGGGTGGACGCCGGAACAGATCGCGGCGGAATATGATCTAAGGGTCGATCTGGTGCAGGAGGCCCTGGCCTTCTACACAGCCCATCGCCAGGAGATCGACTTGAACATTGCCGCTGAAAACGCGCTGGCGGATCAGGATGCCTAA
- a CDS encoding SDR family NAD(P)-dependent oxidoreductase: protein MKLENRVAIVTGGGSGIGRATAELLAAEGARVVAADLHEARARETADGITAQGGTALGVQVDVSQAAAVDLMVTRALDTFGQVDILVNNAAIAEGDDILTIDEATWDRNLNVVLKSVYLCSRAVLPHMIRQRQGAIVNIASVNGLTGLGEEAYSAAKAGVINLTQNMAVKYGQHNVRANVICPGTIHTPIWQSRLDRDPQILERLAAWYPLGRVGRPEDVAKAVLFLASDDAAWITGAVLNVDGGLMAGNYRMARALEGEAG, encoded by the coding sequence ATGAAATTGGAAAATCGCGTGGCCATTGTGACCGGCGGCGGCTCGGGCATCGGCCGGGCGACGGCCGAGCTGTTGGCCGCGGAGGGCGCCCGGGTGGTCGCGGCCGACCTGCATGAGGCCCGAGCCCGAGAGACCGCCGACGGGATCACGGCCCAGGGCGGTACGGCCCTGGGCGTCCAGGTGGATGTCTCCCAGGCCGCGGCGGTGGACCTGATGGTGACCCGAGCGCTGGACACCTTTGGCCAGGTGGACATCCTGGTGAACAACGCGGCCATCGCCGAAGGGGACGATATCCTGACCATCGACGAAGCCACCTGGGACCGCAACCTGAACGTGGTCCTGAAGAGCGTCTACCTCTGCTCCCGGGCGGTGCTGCCCCACATGATCCGGCAGCGCCAGGGAGCCATCGTCAACATTGCCTCGGTCAACGGGCTGACGGGCCTGGGCGAGGAGGCCTACAGCGCGGCCAAAGCCGGCGTCATCAACCTGACCCAGAACATGGCGGTAAAGTACGGCCAGCACAACGTCCGGGCCAACGTCATCTGCCCCGGCACCATCCACACCCCCATCTGGCAGTCTCGCCTGGACCGGGATCCCCAGATCCTGGAGCGGCTGGCCGCCTGGTATCCCCTGGGCCGGGTGGGCCGGCCGGAGGACGTGGCCAAGGCGGTACTCTTCCTGGCCTCCGACGACGCGGCCTGGATCACCGGCGCGGTGCTCAACGTGGACGGCGGGTTGATGGCCGGCAACTATCGCATGGCCCGGGCGCTGGAAGGCGAGGCTGGGTAA
- a CDS encoding HepT-like ribonuclease domain-containing protein, translating into MQLETKKLLFDIFDAGSAIKRFVKGKSLVDYQQDEMMRAAVERKFEIIGEALRRLQISDEDVLEDIREYRKIIGFRNLLAHGYDAISDEVVWEICQDDLSLLLEDVSRLLDR; encoded by the coding sequence ATGCAGCTTGAAACCAAGAAATTACTGTTTGATATTTTCGACGCTGGCAGCGCAATCAAACGGTTCGTGAAAGGCAAAAGCCTGGTCGATTATCAGCAGGACGAAATGATGCGCGCTGCAGTGGAGCGAAAGTTTGAAATTATCGGCGAGGCCCTTCGGCGTCTACAGATTTCAGACGAAGACGTGTTGGAAGATATTCGCGAATACCGAAAAATCATCGGCTTTCGGAATTTGTTGGCCCATGGTTATGACGCGATATCCGATGAAGTAGTATGGGAAATTTGTCAAGATGACTTGAGCCTCTTGTTAGAAGATGTCAGCCGCCTGTTAGATCGATAA
- the ltnD gene encoding L-threonate dehydrogenase codes for MTKGTEITVGFVGLGAMGLGMACSLLRAGFTVQGYDINPDAVRRFQEAGGRGVESVADAARGAPLFIVMVVNAEQAEDVLFGTGQAASHLPPGAVVLLCSTVQPTFARQTAQRLAAMGLEMLDAPVSGGTARAAEGRLSIMASGPSSAFEKAAPVLDALAEHVYRMGDEPGQGSTMKLVNQILAGVHIAAAAEAMAFGARAGIDPHQIYQVICNSAGASFMFQNRMPHVLADDYTPHSAVDIWVKDLDLVLAAGKETRSPLFLSAVAHQLFMMAAAAGFGRLDDAAVIKVFEKIGDFRVLDAARSASTESETPTHTEKSTGAA; via the coding sequence ATGACCAAGGGGACCGAAATCACCGTCGGCTTTGTGGGCCTGGGCGCCATGGGCCTGGGCATGGCCTGTTCCCTGCTGCGGGCCGGCTTCACCGTCCAGGGCTACGACATCAACCCCGACGCGGTGCGCCGCTTTCAGGAGGCCGGCGGCCGCGGGGTGGAAAGCGTGGCAGACGCCGCCCGGGGTGCCCCGCTGTTCATCGTCATGGTGGTCAACGCCGAACAGGCGGAAGACGTCCTCTTCGGGACGGGACAGGCCGCCAGCCATCTGCCGCCGGGCGCGGTGGTGCTTCTCTGCAGCACCGTGCAGCCGACCTTCGCCCGCCAGACGGCCCAGCGCCTGGCCGCCATGGGCCTGGAGATGCTGGACGCACCCGTGAGCGGCGGCACCGCCCGGGCCGCAGAGGGCCGGCTCAGCATCATGGCCTCGGGACCGTCGTCCGCGTTTGAAAAGGCCGCCCCTGTGCTGGACGCGCTGGCCGAGCACGTCTACCGCATGGGTGACGAGCCGGGCCAGGGCTCCACCATGAAGCTGGTGAACCAGATCCTGGCCGGCGTCCACATCGCCGCAGCCGCGGAGGCCATGGCCTTTGGCGCGCGGGCCGGTATCGATCCCCACCAGATTTACCAGGTCATCTGCAACAGCGCCGGCGCGTCCTTCATGTTCCAGAATCGCATGCCCCATGTCCTGGCCGACGACTACACGCCCCACAGCGCGGTGGACATCTGGGTGAAGGACCTGGACCTGGTGCTGGCGGCGGGCAAAGAGACCCGCTCGCCCCTCTTCCTTTCAGCCGTGGCGCACCAGCTCTTCATGATGGCGGCGGCAGCCGGCTTCGGCCGCCTGGACGACGCCGCGGTGATCAAGGTCTTCGAGAAGATCGGCGACTTTCGGGTCCTGGATGCTGCCCGCTCCGCCTCGACGGAGTCTGAAACCCCAACCCACACAGAAAAATCGACAGGAGCAGCATGA